From the Arvicola amphibius chromosome 2, mArvAmp1.2, whole genome shotgun sequence genome, one window contains:
- the Cyria gene encoding CYFIP-related Rac1 interactor A, with the protein MGNLLKVLTREIENYPHFFLDFENAQPTEGEREIWNQISAVLQDSESILTDLQAYKGAGPEIRDAIQNPNDIQLQEKAWNAVCPLVVRLKRFYEFSIRLEKALQSLLESLTCPPYTPTQHLEREQALAKEFAEILHFTLRFDELKMRNPAIQNDFSYYRRTISRNRINNMHLDIENEVNNEMANRMSLFYAEATPMLKTLSNATMHFVSENKTLPIENTTDCLSTMTSVCKVMLETPEYRSRFTSEETLMFCMRVMVGVIILYDHVHPVGAFCKTSKIDMKGCIKVLKEQAPDSVEGLLNALRFTTKHLNDESTSKQIRAMLQ; encoded by the exons ATGGGAAACCTGCTCAAAGTCCTGACCCGGGAAATTGAGAATTATCCACACTTTTTCCTGGATTTTGAAA ATGCCCAGCCTACAGAAGGAGAACGAGAGATATGGAACCAGATCAGTGCTGTCCTCCAGGACTCCGAGAGCATCCTCACAGACCTGCAGGCTTACAAAGGAGCAGGACCAGAGATCCGAGAT GCAATTCAAAATCCCAATGATATTCAACTTCAAGAAAAGGCTTGGAATGCAGTCTGCCCCCTGGTTGTGAGGCTGAAACGGTTTTATGAATTTTCCATCCGCCTTG AAAAAGCCCTGCAGAGTTTATTGGAATCTCTGACGTGCCCTCCTTACACACCAACCCAGCACCTGGAACGGGAGCAGGCCCTGGCAAAGGAATTTGCAGAAATCTTACATTTTACCCTTCGATTTGATGAGCTGAAG ATGAGGAACCCAGCTATTCAGAATGACTTTAGTTACTACAGGAGAACAATAAGTCGCAATCGCATCAACAACATGCAC CTAGACATTGAGAATGAAGTGAATAATGAGATGGCCAACCGAATGTCCCTCTTCTATGCCGAAGCCACACCAATGCTGAAGACTCTCAGCAATGCCACAATGCACTTTGTCTCAGAA AATAAAACCCTGCCAATAGAGAATACCACAGACTGCCTCAGTACCATGACAAGCGTCTGCAAGGTTATGCTGGAGACACC GGAGTACAGGAGCCGGTTTACAAGCGAGGAGACACTCATGTTCTGCATGAGGGTGATGGTGGGGGTCATCATCCTTTATGACCACGTGCACCCCGTGGGAGCTTTCTGCAAGACATCCAAAATTGAT ATGAAAGGCTGCATAAAAGTGTTGAAGGAGCAGGCCCCGGACAGTGTGGAAGGGCTGCTGAATGCTCTCAG GTTCACTACAAAGCACTTGAACGACGAATCGACTTCCAAACAGATTCGGGCAATGCTTCAGTAG